The Chlamydiota bacterium genome includes a region encoding these proteins:
- the trxB gene encoding Thioredoxin reductase — protein MERKKVVIIGSGPAGYTAAIYTARANLEPVLFEGFKSGTAGGQLMLTTEVENYPGFSKGILGPDLMIECKEQAKRFGSQILLEDVINVDFSKRPFIVNGTDHQFEAESVIVATGAFAKRLDIEGSRDGEFWQKGVTACAVCDGANPIFRDQDLYVIGGGDSACEEAIFLTKFGKRVFLVHRRDQLRASKIMQERVKNHPKIEILWNTVVMKVEGDKVVRSVTIENSQTKKQEKREAAGLFFAIGHEPNTAFLNRQLELNEKGYVVVKPGTTQTSVEGVYAAGDVQDFIYRQAVTAAGTGCMAAIDCERWLSHQGIGE, from the coding sequence ATGGAAAGGAAAAAAGTTGTCATTATTGGATCGGGACCAGCGGGTTACACAGCGGCGATTTATACAGCTCGGGCGAACCTAGAACCTGTGCTTTTTGAAGGATTTAAATCGGGAACAGCAGGTGGCCAGCTCATGCTCACAACAGAGGTGGAAAATTATCCAGGTTTTTCAAAAGGTATTTTAGGACCGGATTTAATGATAGAATGCAAGGAACAAGCTAAACGATTTGGTTCCCAAATCTTGTTAGAAGATGTCATTAATGTCGATTTTTCCAAAAGACCCTTTATTGTCAATGGAACAGACCACCAATTTGAAGCAGAAAGTGTGATTGTTGCTACAGGAGCCTTTGCGAAACGCTTAGATATTGAAGGGTCAAGAGATGGTGAGTTTTGGCAAAAAGGCGTGACGGCCTGTGCTGTATGCGATGGTGCTAATCCTATTTTCCGCGACCAAGATCTCTACGTGATTGGTGGAGGTGATAGTGCATGTGAAGAGGCAATTTTTTTAACCAAATTTGGAAAACGCGTCTTTTTAGTCCATCGTCGCGATCAACTCAGAGCATCTAAAATTATGCAAGAGAGGGTCAAAAATCATCCTAAGATAGAAATTTTGTGGAATACAGTTGTGATGAAAGTAGAAGGCGATAAGGTTGTTCGATCTGTAACAATTGAAAATAGCCAAACAAAAAAACAGGAAAAAAGAGAAGCCGCAGGGCTCTTTTTTGCCATTGGGCATGAACCCAATACAGCCTTTTTAAATCGCCAGCTAGAGCTTAATGAAAAAGGATATGTTGTGGTCAAACCTGGAACGACACAAACGAGCGTTGAGGGAGTGTATGCTGCAGGAGATGTACAAGATTTTATCTATCGGCAAGCTGTCACTGCTGCTGGAACGGGGTGTATGGCGGCGATAGATTGTGAGAGATGGTTATCTCATCAAGGAATCGGTGAATGA